From the genome of Edaphobacter dinghuensis, one region includes:
- a CDS encoding mannose-1-phosphate guanylyltransferase gives MSKEVSQSELQFAPVILAGGSGTRFWPRSRKSRAKQVLALDGDETMIQQTVQRLSPVADAAKVWVITNELLHDVIAEQLPEVPREHILSEPAARNTAPACALAAFLLEKTEPDTVIGVFPSDQVVKDSPRFAQVIRAGAALAASGDKIVVLGVPPTRAETGYGYIEQGAVADDATKLAGGIEARRVKRFTEKPDKAHAEQFVATGNYAWNSGIFLWSARTLAGAIREYCPAMVPLLEKIATAYGTDKFESVFAELYPQCENISIDYAVLEPRSRKGEAGAEIYCLPGDFEWNDLGCWATLHENMADCSPEKLAFANVFDETDPLNVSIDSNGNYVYAPGKVIALVGVNNLVVVQTKDALLITTRDRSQDVGKVVAELKKAGREDLI, from the coding sequence ATGTCTAAAGAAGTTAGTCAATCGGAGTTGCAGTTCGCTCCAGTGATTCTTGCAGGCGGCAGTGGAACCCGCTTTTGGCCGCGGAGCCGAAAATCGAGGGCGAAGCAGGTGCTGGCTCTCGATGGCGACGAGACCATGATTCAACAGACGGTGCAGCGTTTGAGCCCTGTGGCCGATGCTGCCAAGGTCTGGGTCATTACCAACGAGCTTCTTCACGATGTGATTGCGGAGCAGTTGCCCGAGGTTCCACGAGAGCACATTCTGAGCGAACCTGCTGCGAGAAATACGGCTCCTGCATGTGCTCTGGCTGCATTTTTGCTGGAGAAGACCGAGCCTGACACGGTCATCGGCGTGTTTCCATCGGATCAGGTGGTGAAAGACAGTCCGCGTTTCGCGCAGGTGATTCGTGCAGGTGCGGCGCTGGCGGCAAGCGGTGACAAGATTGTAGTTCTCGGTGTGCCGCCGACGCGTGCTGAGACGGGCTATGGTTATATCGAGCAAGGTGCCGTTGCCGATGATGCAACCAAGCTTGCTGGTGGGATCGAAGCTCGCAGGGTAAAGCGGTTTACCGAGAAGCCGGACAAAGCACACGCTGAACAGTTTGTGGCGACGGGCAATTATGCCTGGAACAGCGGAATATTTCTGTGGAGTGCACGGACGCTGGCCGGAGCAATTCGAGAGTATTGCCCTGCGATGGTGCCGCTCCTTGAAAAGATCGCGACAGCATATGGCACGGACAAATTTGAGAGTGTGTTTGCCGAGCTCTATCCTCAGTGCGAGAACATCAGCATCGACTATGCCGTGCTGGAGCCGAGATCGCGGAAGGGCGAAGCGGGAGCGGAGATTTACTGCTTGCCGGGCGATTTTGAATGGAACGATCTTGGATGCTGGGCGACGCTGCATGAAAATATGGCGGATTGCTCGCCCGAGAAGCTGGCCTTTGCGAATGTGTTCGACGAGACTGATCCGCTGAATGTCTCCATCGATTCGAACGGCAACTATGTCTATGCGCCGGGCAAGGTGATTGCACTGGTTGGAGTGAATAATCTTGTCGTGGTACAGACGAAAGATGCGTTGCTGATTACGACACGCGACCGATCGCAGGATGTTGGCAAAGTGGTTGCAGAGTTGAAAAAAGCTGGACGGGAAGACCTAATTTAG
- a CDS encoding HAD-IA family hydrolase — MSEQICVEAKGLLFDMDGVLISSIGSVVRCWRRWAEIYNVPNAETYTVPHGVRAIDIVKSLRPDIDPQEGLRVIEDMEIDDMADLKVLPGVKKLLESLPTERWAIVTSATRRLMLGRLQAAGLPIPTRIISGDMVERGKPDPEPYRRGAELLGFRPEDCVVVEDAPSGVGAGIAAGCRVLGVLGTHSLKELRRAEWVAESLEGVAVTVHADSMDFCFRPAN, encoded by the coding sequence TTGAGCGAGCAGATTTGTGTTGAGGCAAAAGGCCTGTTGTTCGATATGGATGGAGTTTTGATCAGCTCCATTGGTTCGGTGGTGCGTTGCTGGCGGCGGTGGGCAGAGATTTATAACGTGCCGAATGCAGAGACCTACACTGTGCCGCATGGTGTACGCGCTATCGACATCGTGAAGTCGCTGCGTCCGGACATCGATCCGCAAGAAGGATTGCGCGTGATCGAGGACATGGAGATCGATGACATGGCCGATCTTAAGGTGCTTCCCGGCGTGAAGAAGCTGCTGGAGAGCCTTCCGACCGAGAGGTGGGCGATTGTCACCTCGGCTACACGGCGATTGATGCTGGGGCGATTGCAGGCGGCAGGATTGCCGATTCCGACACGAATTATCAGCGGAGATATGGTGGAGCGGGGCAAGCCCGATCCCGAGCCGTATCGGCGTGGTGCCGAACTGCTGGGATTTCGTCCGGAGGATTGCGTTGTGGTGGAAGATGCGCCGTCGGGAGTGGGGGCTGGTATCGCCGCAGGATGCCGCGTTCTTGGAGTGCTTGGAACGCACTCGCTGAAGGAGTTGCGGCGGGCTGAGTGGGTTGCGGAGTCTCTTGAGGGTGTAGCTGTGACAGTGCACGCCGACAGTATGGATTTTTGCTTCAGACCTGCAAACTGA
- a CDS encoding phosphoglucomutase/phosphomannomutase family protein yields MAETVVKFGTDGWRGIIADDFTYANVRVAAAAIANYVLAHEESAAGVCIAYDTRFGSRSFAKVVAEVLAGAGIPMALAAEITPTPALSYAVRERKAAGGVMITSSHNPAEWNGVKYKASYGGSGLPSIMTSIESYLDKPLVKVETEAAIEEVDFNTDYIAAIARFVNLDAIRASGYRFLIDVMYGAGRGVLAGIFTQAQIPFVEIRSEVNPAFPGINPEPILPNIRETQAAVVAEHCDAGLITDGDADRIGAVDEHGNVVDAHKIFSVLLKWLLERKKWPGDVTRAFNTTKMIDRIAAKYGRRLHEHGIGFKYVCELMLDKEILIGGEESGGVGISRHLPERDGMLNSLLLANVMADEKKTLGELVAALQEEFGEHQYGRVDMHIDESIKQSAIARAKAGVTEIAGMKVLRVETMDGIKFFLDNKDCAGKPNAAETWLLLRASGTEPLLRVYCESCSVELVNKVLEAAQKFVLQGSAV; encoded by the coding sequence ATGGCAGAGACAGTGGTGAAGTTTGGAACGGATGGCTGGCGCGGCATTATTGCCGATGACTTTACCTATGCCAATGTGCGTGTGGCAGCGGCGGCGATTGCGAACTATGTACTGGCCCATGAAGAGAGTGCGGCCGGGGTTTGCATTGCTTATGACACGCGGTTCGGCTCTCGTTCCTTCGCAAAGGTGGTTGCGGAGGTTCTGGCAGGTGCTGGAATTCCCATGGCTCTGGCGGCGGAGATTACGCCGACGCCTGCGCTCTCTTATGCCGTGCGCGAGCGTAAGGCGGCGGGTGGCGTGATGATTACGTCGAGCCATAATCCTGCCGAGTGGAATGGCGTGAAGTATAAGGCGAGCTATGGCGGATCGGGCTTGCCGTCCATCATGACATCGATTGAAAGTTATCTGGATAAGCCGCTGGTAAAGGTCGAGACTGAAGCAGCTATTGAAGAGGTGGACTTCAACACGGACTACATCGCGGCCATTGCGCGATTCGTGAACCTCGATGCAATTCGCGCGTCGGGCTATCGGTTCCTGATCGATGTAATGTATGGTGCTGGGCGCGGTGTGCTTGCGGGCATCTTTACGCAGGCGCAGATTCCGTTTGTGGAGATTCGCAGTGAAGTGAATCCGGCGTTTCCGGGGATCAACCCCGAGCCTATCCTTCCGAATATCCGAGAGACGCAGGCGGCGGTGGTAGCGGAACACTGTGATGCCGGCTTGATTACGGATGGTGATGCGGACCGTATCGGTGCTGTGGATGAGCATGGAAATGTCGTCGATGCCCACAAGATCTTTTCGGTATTGTTGAAGTGGCTGCTGGAGCGGAAGAAATGGCCGGGCGATGTAACACGCGCTTTCAACACGACCAAGATGATCGATCGCATCGCTGCGAAGTACGGACGGCGGTTGCACGAGCATGGCATCGGCTTTAAATATGTCTGTGAATTGATGCTCGACAAGGAAATCCTGATCGGCGGCGAGGAATCAGGAGGCGTAGGCATTAGCCGGCACCTGCCGGAGCGGGACGGAATGCTGAACTCTCTGCTGCTGGCCAATGTAATGGCCGACGAGAAGAAGACGCTTGGAGAACTCGTCGCTGCTTTGCAGGAAGAGTTCGGAGAACACCAGTATGGCCGCGTGGATATGCATATCGATGAGTCCATCAAGCAGTCGGCAATTGCACGCGCGAAGGCTGGAGTGACGGAGATCGCAGGCATGAAGGTGCTTCGCGTCGAGACGATGGACGGCATTAAGTTCTTTCTCGATAACAAGGATTGTGCAGGTAAGCCGAATGCCGCAGAGACGTGGTTGTTGTTGCGTGCATCGGGTACGGAGCCGCTACTGCGCGTGTATTGCGAGAGCTGTTCGGTTGAATTGGTCAACAAGGTACTTGAGGCGGCGCAGAAGTTTGTGTTGCAGGGGAGCGCTGTTTGA
- a CDS encoding S41 family peptidase, giving the protein MPKISKILLLVISVVLVLTVFLGVNSSGVSAASEQDGAYNQINVYSEVLRHIQTDYVVDPNINKVTNGALRGLLESLDTDSSYLTPEEYKQYKTDKDGKAQVGINVSKRFGYATVVSVVPGSPADKANLNDGDIIEAIGAEDTRDLSLVMIRKMLEGDPGSELTISVVRPRKAAPDKLTMTRTVVDYPPVTETMYENSSILYLKPDVLDHEHVLQVEQKLKGMQKAGNKKILLDLRDVAAGDMPDAMRLANFLLPSGTIASLEGQKVEKQTFSVDPSKTINATAPVVVLVNRGTAGPAELVAAALNDNKRAELVGERTFGEGAQQKTFELPDGGAVILTIAKYESPSGKKLQDDAVMPEVLVASNIPDEDEDETSESKPAQKPAVTVDDQLTKALDLLKNKAA; this is encoded by the coding sequence ATGCCTAAGATTTCAAAGATATTGCTGCTCGTCATCTCGGTTGTTCTGGTACTGACCGTCTTTTTGGGAGTCAACTCGAGCGGCGTAAGTGCGGCATCGGAGCAGGACGGCGCATACAACCAGATCAATGTTTACAGTGAAGTGTTGCGGCATATCCAGACGGACTATGTTGTTGATCCTAATATCAACAAAGTGACCAACGGCGCCCTGCGCGGCCTGTTGGAGTCGCTGGATACGGACTCAAGCTACCTGACGCCGGAGGAGTACAAACAGTACAAGACCGACAAGGACGGCAAAGCGCAGGTCGGCATCAATGTTTCGAAGCGGTTTGGCTACGCGACCGTTGTATCCGTGGTTCCCGGCAGCCCGGCGGACAAGGCCAATCTGAATGACGGCGACATTATCGAAGCGATCGGAGCAGAGGACACACGAGATCTCTCGCTGGTCATGATTCGCAAGATGCTCGAAGGCGATCCTGGAAGCGAGCTGACGATCTCGGTCGTGCGGCCACGCAAGGCTGCTCCGGACAAGTTGACCATGACAAGGACGGTGGTGGATTATCCGCCTGTTACCGAGACGATGTATGAGAATTCGTCGATCCTTTACCTGAAGCCCGACGTTCTGGACCACGAGCATGTGCTGCAGGTGGAACAAAAGCTGAAAGGCATGCAGAAGGCCGGGAACAAGAAGATCCTACTTGACCTGCGCGATGTTGCTGCCGGCGATATGCCTGATGCGATGCGGCTTGCGAACTTCCTGCTGCCAAGCGGAACGATTGCATCACTGGAAGGACAGAAGGTTGAGAAGCAGACGTTCTCCGTCGATCCGTCGAAGACCATCAACGCGACGGCGCCTGTTGTGGTTCTGGTCAATCGTGGAACGGCAGGACCGGCAGAGCTGGTGGCCGCTGCGCTGAATGACAACAAGCGCGCCGAACTGGTCGGCGAGAGGACCTTTGGAGAAGGAGCGCAACAGAAGACGTTCGAGCTTCCTGATGGCGGAGCGGTAATTCTTACCATTGCGAAGTACGAGTCTCCTTCGGGCAAGAAGCTGCAGGACGATGCAGTTATGCCGGAGGTACTTGTGGCCTCCAACATCCCTGACGAAGATGAGGACGAGACCTCTGAGAGCAAACCTGCGCAGAAGCCTGCTGTGACTGTGGATGATCAACTGACGAAGGCGCTTGACCTGTTGAAAAATAAGGCAGCCTAA
- the kdsB gene encoding 3-deoxy-manno-octulosonate cytidylyltransferase, producing MLDSRPLEKQAPIVLGVIPARLASTRLPRKVLRTIAGKPMLAWVYEAAKACPQLNDVLIATDSAEVAELCERSGWAFQMTSPKLASGTDRVHAVSQLVHADIYVNIQGDEPLLKPQHLTALLSPFGRPHVEVSTLKVLCTAENIGNPNAVKVVTAMDGRALYFSRATIPYDRDQTNPQYWKHIGLYGYRKAALKRFPTLPASTLEQTERLEQLRFLENGISLYVEPTEYDTVGVDTEDDLLRVDAILRS from the coding sequence ATACTTGATTCGCGCCCACTCGAAAAGCAGGCGCCCATCGTCCTTGGCGTCATTCCCGCACGGCTGGCTTCAACCCGCCTGCCCCGAAAGGTCCTGCGCACCATTGCCGGTAAACCTATGCTGGCGTGGGTGTACGAGGCGGCCAAAGCCTGTCCCCAGCTCAACGATGTTCTCATCGCAACCGATTCAGCCGAAGTCGCAGAGCTTTGCGAGCGCAGTGGCTGGGCTTTTCAGATGACATCACCCAAGCTGGCCAGCGGCACTGACCGCGTTCACGCCGTCTCCCAGCTCGTCCACGCCGATATTTATGTCAACATCCAGGGTGACGAGCCTCTGCTGAAGCCGCAGCACCTTACGGCACTCCTCAGCCCGTTTGGTCGCCCTCATGTCGAGGTCTCAACCCTCAAAGTCCTCTGCACCGCAGAAAATATTGGCAATCCCAACGCAGTCAAGGTCGTTACCGCAATGGATGGCCGTGCACTGTACTTCTCTCGCGCCACAATTCCCTACGACCGCGATCAGACCAATCCGCAATACTGGAAGCACATCGGCCTCTACGGGTATCGCAAGGCTGCTCTCAAGCGCTTCCCTACGCTTCCCGCAAGCACACTTGAGCAGACCGAGCGGCTCGAGCAGCTCCGCTTTCTCGAGAATGGCATCAGCCTCTATGTCGAGCCCACGGAGTATGACACCGTCGGCGTCGACACCGAGGACGATCTTCTACGAGTAGACGCCATCCTTCGCAGCTAA
- a CDS encoding penicillin-binding protein 1A, whose translation MQSLFSRGPRPPEVETEPTWQRVIRRATLNGPDYPSRRIARRMTFFALLGASAVFGGMCGLMLIYSINLPQMTDLARYRPSTTTELLDVHGRVFGSFALERRVVVPYAEFPPMLREAIISIEDKSFESNWGVNLVRAVEAAYRDLHEDQRAQGASTITMQLARNLFLSSEKTYGRKLQEIFLSMQIERRFTKQQIFELYANQIYLGRGTYGFEAGSEYYFSKHVRDLTLPEAALLAALPKGPEYYSPVRYPERALKRRNLVLSEMLQDGKITQAQADAAKNAPLGLHLEAPANSVAPYFVEEVRRQLEKEYGVEEVHGAGLRVYTTLDLGLQEVANKAVLDGTASYERREGWKGNLRNVVLSGMDLDSYKSPDWTQEVVKGSYVHGVVTQVTAKRVVVKLGNQQAVLGPEDWAWTQNVDGDSFLRTGDIVYVEVEGSRPDGTLRASLQQDSGAQASLMAMDNATGEVVAMVGGRDFALSQFNRATQAERQAGSSFKPYVYTTAFEAGAKPTDIIVDGPTTFPTPSGPYTPHNYEKNYVGAMTLTNAFAESRNIPALKLAYKYGIRKVIETAHRFGVTSDIPAFLPVAIGAADITLFEQVGSYSVFPNDGIRIEPHYIRRVTQANGLPLDEKPPQINEVISVETAREMMQLLQTVVRGGTATAAAQLNHPLGGKTGTTNNYTDAWFIGFSPSVTCGTWIGFDNRQSLGDKETGARAALPIWMEFMRAAIADKPNEAFATGGAPKKTLNVQGSQLGEAAPPAKPVVPKTPGGQAVSVDKPDAKKAAAPSKFVEPKSFWVSKPPPPGSAAKKTSGSSGAKQSSEPQSFWVSRPNGTR comes from the coding sequence GTGCAGAGTTTATTCAGCCGTGGACCTCGACCCCCCGAGGTCGAAACTGAACCGACATGGCAGCGGGTCATTCGGCGCGCTACGCTGAACGGGCCGGACTATCCGAGCCGGCGGATCGCGCGCCGGATGACGTTTTTTGCGTTGCTCGGTGCATCCGCAGTCTTTGGCGGCATGTGCGGCCTGATGTTGATCTACTCCATCAACCTGCCGCAAATGACTGATCTTGCGCGGTATCGTCCCAGCACAACGACTGAGCTGCTGGATGTTCATGGCAGGGTCTTTGGATCTTTTGCGCTGGAACGCCGCGTCGTTGTGCCCTACGCGGAGTTCCCTCCCATGCTGCGAGAGGCGATTATCTCCATTGAAGACAAGAGCTTCGAGAGCAATTGGGGCGTAAATTTGGTGCGAGCGGTAGAGGCGGCCTATCGCGATCTGCATGAAGACCAGCGGGCGCAGGGTGCATCGACCATCACTATGCAACTGGCGAGGAACCTCTTTCTCTCGTCGGAAAAGACCTATGGCCGCAAGCTGCAGGAGATATTTCTTTCTATGCAGATCGAGCGGCGGTTCACGAAGCAGCAGATCTTCGAGCTCTATGCGAATCAAATTTATCTGGGGCGAGGAACTTATGGGTTCGAGGCAGGCTCGGAGTATTACTTCAGCAAGCACGTACGCGATCTGACTTTGCCGGAGGCCGCGCTTCTGGCTGCATTGCCCAAGGGGCCGGAGTATTACTCGCCGGTGCGGTATCCGGAGCGCGCATTGAAGCGGCGCAATCTGGTGCTTAGCGAAATGCTGCAGGATGGCAAGATTACGCAGGCACAGGCTGATGCAGCGAAGAATGCGCCGCTAGGGTTACATCTTGAAGCTCCCGCCAACAGTGTGGCGCCCTACTTTGTGGAGGAAGTGCGGCGGCAACTGGAGAAAGAGTACGGTGTGGAAGAGGTTCACGGCGCGGGACTGCGAGTGTATACGACGCTCGACCTCGGGCTGCAAGAGGTTGCAAACAAGGCTGTGTTGGATGGCACAGCATCCTACGAGCGCCGCGAAGGATGGAAGGGCAATCTACGGAATGTGGTGCTCTCAGGAATGGACTTGGATAGCTACAAGAGCCCTGATTGGACACAGGAAGTTGTCAAGGGAAGCTATGTTCATGGAGTCGTGACGCAGGTTACTGCGAAACGGGTCGTCGTGAAACTGGGCAATCAGCAGGCCGTATTGGGGCCGGAAGATTGGGCGTGGACGCAAAATGTGGACGGTGACAGCTTTTTGCGAACCGGAGACATCGTCTATGTCGAGGTGGAAGGAAGCCGTCCTGACGGTACGCTGCGTGCTTCGCTACAGCAGGACTCAGGCGCGCAGGCTTCGCTGATGGCGATGGATAATGCGACCGGTGAGGTGGTTGCCATGGTGGGTGGCCGTGACTTTGCGTTGTCACAGTTCAATCGAGCGACCCAGGCAGAGCGCCAGGCTGGATCGTCCTTCAAGCCGTATGTGTATACGACGGCATTTGAAGCTGGCGCGAAACCGACAGATATCATCGTGGACGGCCCGACTACGTTTCCGACGCCGAGCGGGCCTTACACGCCACACAACTATGAGAAAAACTATGTAGGGGCAATGACATTGACCAACGCCTTTGCGGAGTCGCGAAATATTCCCGCATTGAAGCTGGCGTACAAATACGGAATCCGAAAGGTCATCGAGACCGCACACCGTTTCGGTGTCACCAGCGATATTCCTGCATTTCTACCGGTAGCGATTGGCGCGGCGGATATCACGTTATTTGAACAGGTAGGGTCATACAGCGTATTTCCGAATGATGGCATCCGCATTGAGCCGCACTATATTCGCAGGGTGACGCAGGCGAACGGGCTGCCGCTCGATGAGAAACCTCCACAAATCAATGAGGTCATCTCGGTGGAGACGGCGCGCGAGATGATGCAGTTGCTGCAGACAGTCGTTCGAGGAGGAACGGCAACCGCGGCGGCTCAATTGAATCATCCGCTGGGAGGAAAGACAGGCACGACCAATAACTATACCGATGCCTGGTTTATCGGCTTTTCTCCATCGGTAACGTGTGGCACGTGGATTGGCTTTGATAATCGGCAGTCACTGGGAGACAAGGAGACAGGCGCGCGCGCTGCCTTGCCGATATGGATGGAGTTTATGCGGGCTGCGATTGCTGACAAACCGAATGAAGCGTTTGCGACCGGTGGCGCGCCCAAGAAGACCTTAAATGTACAGGGTAGCCAGTTGGGAGAGGCTGCACCTCCTGCGAAGCCGGTTGTTCCGAAGACCCCCGGTGGGCAAGCGGTATCTGTAGACAAACCCGACGCGAAAAAAGCTGCAGCCCCATCGAAGTTTGTCGAGCCTAAGAGCTTCTGGGTCTCGAAGCCGCCGCCCCCGGGAAGCGCAGCTAAAAAGACCAGCGGATCTAGCGGAGCAAAGCAGTCGTCGGAGCCCCAGAGCTTCTGGGTTTCGAGACCGAATGGCACAAGGTGA
- a CDS encoding GH92 family glycosyl hydrolase: MHRPSILRVLASLVILGSTASMLAASPAESIDWVNPLIGTAKGKIGYGGTMPFVTPPFGMTDWTPQTRQNKISVVSYNYDDKTVSGFMGTHQPAIWMGDYGYVTLMPEIGDVKTTPEERKLPFNHAHEVSHPDFYSVVLDAGDGKQIFSEMTATERCGYMRFTFPADTAGRILIEASRPGHAGYVSVDEASHEITGYNPDRMDAHLGPAALKNFKGYFVVQFRQAFQKADTYGMDDAQAGHARGAYASFAPSKGKLTVEVRVGTSFISVDQARANLKEEIPEWNFEKVRLALRQTWNAKLDRIEVQGASDEARRTVYTAAYHALLYPRVFSEYGRYYSAFDDTIHNGESYTSYSIWDTFRAENSMLTLLAPERVDGMITALLQDYREGGWMPKWPNPGYTNIMIATHADSLVAEAFRKGFHGFDRELAWKAVYKDAMTPPDGDTTRRWADREPHTPYEARAGLTYYKELGYIPTDKTAEAASSTLEDSYDDWCVAQVAKALGKEKDYEFFLHRSLNYRNLYNPADGLMRGKTSDGKWASEDAGWTEGNAWVYTWAPLHDEAGILNLMGGASAYNAKLDQHFAGGHNVHNNEPSHHYGYLYDFSGEPWKTQAKVREIAAAEYAGQPVGLDGDDDCGQMSAWYLFTALGLYPVNPASGDYMIGSPLFSRMSLRLANGKRFTVIADNNSSANVYIQSATLNGKPLSNPVIRYEDIMAGSTLHFVMGPKPSHWAAEWRAKAIQ, translated from the coding sequence ATGCATCGTCCATCTATTCTTCGTGTTCTGGCGTCGCTTGTAATCCTTGGCTCAACCGCATCCATGCTGGCTGCGTCACCTGCGGAGTCGATTGACTGGGTCAATCCGCTGATCGGTACTGCCAAAGGCAAGATCGGCTATGGCGGGACGATGCCCTTTGTCACTCCGCCCTTTGGCATGACGGACTGGACGCCGCAGACGCGTCAGAACAAGATCAGCGTGGTCTCATACAACTACGACGACAAGACTGTTTCTGGATTTATGGGAACTCACCAGCCTGCGATCTGGATGGGCGATTACGGCTACGTCACGTTGATGCCGGAGATCGGCGATGTAAAGACCACGCCCGAAGAACGGAAGCTGCCCTTCAATCATGCGCATGAAGTTTCGCATCCGGATTTCTATTCAGTAGTGCTCGATGCCGGAGATGGCAAACAGATTTTCTCAGAGATGACGGCGACCGAGCGTTGCGGCTATATGCGCTTCACCTTTCCGGCGGATACGGCCGGGCGAATCCTGATTGAGGCCTCAAGGCCTGGGCATGCAGGGTATGTGAGCGTGGATGAAGCCAGCCACGAGATTACAGGCTATAACCCTGACCGAATGGACGCGCATCTTGGGCCGGCTGCGCTTAAGAACTTCAAGGGATATTTTGTGGTGCAGTTCCGTCAGGCCTTTCAAAAGGCCGACACTTATGGGATGGATGATGCACAGGCTGGTCATGCTCGCGGAGCGTATGCGTCGTTTGCCCCGTCTAAAGGAAAGCTCACAGTTGAAGTTCGAGTTGGCACCTCCTTCATCAGCGTGGATCAGGCCAGGGCAAATCTGAAGGAAGAAATTCCGGAGTGGAACTTCGAGAAGGTTCGGTTAGCGCTACGGCAGACGTGGAACGCAAAGCTTGACCGGATTGAAGTGCAGGGAGCCTCGGACGAAGCGCGCCGAACGGTCTATACCGCTGCCTATCATGCGCTGCTGTATCCGCGAGTCTTCTCCGAATATGGACGCTACTACAGTGCATTCGATGACACCATCCATAACGGCGAATCGTATACGTCTTACTCGATATGGGATACGTTCCGCGCGGAGAACAGCATGCTGACGCTGCTTGCTCCGGAGCGAGTCGACGGCATGATCACTGCGTTGCTGCAGGACTATCGCGAGGGCGGCTGGATGCCGAAGTGGCCGAATCCCGGCTACACGAACATCATGATCGCCACGCACGCCGATTCGTTGGTAGCCGAGGCCTTTCGCAAAGGCTTTCACGGCTTCGATCGTGAGTTGGCATGGAAGGCTGTCTACAAGGATGCCATGACGCCGCCCGATGGCGACACGACGCGTCGATGGGCCGACCGCGAGCCGCATACTCCTTATGAAGCACGCGCTGGTCTCACCTACTATAAGGAGCTCGGCTATATTCCCACCGATAAAACTGCGGAAGCCGCATCGAGCACGCTGGAAGACAGCTACGATGACTGGTGCGTAGCGCAGGTTGCCAAGGCGCTGGGCAAGGAGAAGGACTATGAATTCTTCCTGCATCGCTCGCTGAACTACCGCAATTTGTACAATCCAGCCGACGGCCTTATGCGAGGCAAGACTTCGGACGGGAAGTGGGCCAGTGAGGACGCTGGGTGGACCGAAGGCAATGCCTGGGTATACACGTGGGCTCCTCTGCATGACGAGGCCGGCATTCTGAATCTGATGGGCGGAGCGAGTGCCTATAACGCCAAGCTCGATCAGCACTTTGCCGGAGGCCATAATGTTCATAACAACGAGCCGAGCCATCACTATGGCTACCTCTACGACTTCAGCGGAGAGCCCTGGAAGACGCAGGCAAAGGTTCGTGAGATTGCAGCGGCCGAGTATGCAGGCCAGCCTGTGGGGCTTGATGGTGACGATGACTGCGGACAGATGTCGGCGTGGTACCTGTTCACTGCGCTTGGTCTCTATCCTGTGAACCCGGCGTCCGGAGACTACATGATAGGTAGCCCGTTGTTCAGCAGGATGAGTCTTCGGCTGGCGAATGGAAAGCGCTTTACGGTAATTGCGGACAACAACTCCAGTGCCAATGTGTACATTCAGTCGGCAACGCTGAACGGCAAACCGCTCTCGAATCCTGTGATCCGATACGAGGACATTATGGCCGGTTCGACGCTCCACTTTGTAATGGGTCCCAAGCCTTCGCATTGGGCCGCTGAGTGGCGCGCCAAGGCCATTCAGTAA